The genomic region ATCGACGGGATCGACGGCGTCGACTACCTCACGAGCACGGAGGCGCTCCAGTTGGAGACGGCGCCGGACCGCCTCGTGATCGTCGGCGGCGGGTACATCGCGGCCGAACTCGGCCACTTCTTCGGGACGTTCGGCACCGACGTGAGGATCGTCGGCCGGCGCGAGCACCTCCTGCCGGAGGCCGACGCGGAGGTCGGCGAGGCGTTCACCGACCGCTACGCCGACCGGTTCGACGTGTACACGGGGTACGAGGCCGTCGCCGCCGAGGAGGCCGACGGCGAAGTGACCGTCGAGGCTCGCCCGTACCCCGAGGCGGATTCGGTCCGCGCGGGCGACGAGCCGGTCGGCCCGCCCGAGGAGGCCGAGCCGGTGACCGTCGCGGGCGACGAGCTGCTCGTCGCGGCGGGGCGCCGCCCGAACACCGACTCGCTGAATCTTGATGCGACAGGCGTCGAGACTGACGCGGACGGCTTCGTAGAGACGGACGAGTACCTTCAGACGGACGCAGAGGGCGTGTGGGCGCTTGGCGACGTGGTCGGTGAGTATCTGCTGAAACACAGCGCGAACCACGAGGCGAAGGCGGTGGTCCGGAACCTGCTGAGCGACGAGCCAGAGCCGGTTGATTACTCGGCGATGCCGTTCGCGGTGTTCGCCTCGCCCGAGGTCGCCGGCGTCGGGGCACGTGAGCAAGACCTCCGCGAGGCCGATATCGAGTACGCCACGAACACGTACGCGTACGAGGAGACGGCCCGTGGGAGCGCAATGGGCGCGGAGGGGTTCGTGAAGGTCCTCATCGACCTTGACGGGAACATCCAGGGCTGTCACATTATTGGTCCTGAGGCGTCTAATCTGATTGAGGAGGTCGTCGTGGCGATGACTGCCGGCTCGGGAACGGTCGCGGACATTCGCGACGCGGTCCACATCCACCCCGCGCTCTCCGAGGTCGTCGACCGGGCCTTCTCCGGGCAGTTCTCACGCGGCGGCGGACACGACCACGGACATCATCACCACGGATAGCCGTCAAGGCAGCGCTGCGGCCGAACACGGCGACTTCCCGGTCGGCCGAGCGGTTTTATTATCTCCTACCGAACTCCTCTTATGAACGACCGCGGTCATCTCTCTCGGCGTCGACTGTTGGCCGGCCTCGCGAGCGGCGGCGCACTGGTTGCGCTGGCCGGCTGTACCGAGAGCGACACCGGTACCGACGGCGATGCTGACGCCAAGGGCGGCGTCGATATCGGCTCTGGGGGCGACGCCAACACCGCCGGCGAAACGGGATCGGAACCACCCGCTGCCGAAGACCTCAATCTCCAAGAGGCGAACGTCGTCGACGTCGGATTCGAGGCTACGGACGGCGGCTACGCGTTCGACGTGACGCTCCATCACGACGACGACGGCGAGGAGGGGTACGCGAACTGGTGGCAGGTCGAGCGGCTCGACGGGACGCGGCTCGGTCGCCGAGAGCTGCTCCACGCCCACTCCGAGCAGCCGTTCACGCGGTCAGAGACGGTCGCGGTTCCCGACGACGTCGCCCGTGTCGTCGTCCGCGGCCACGACCAGACGCATGGGTACGGCGGGGTGGCGGCACTCGTTGCCATCGACGACGGGTCGGTTCAGTTCATTGATCAGGGACCCGAGCCGCGGTCGTTCGACGCCGAGGACTTCTCTTGACATCCTCCCCGCGCTAAAACGCGAGGATTCCCCGAAGGGGATATTCAGGTTGCGCGTTTCCTCGGGCCTCAAGTACGCTTTCGCGTGGGCCGTCAACGGTCGCCACCGAGTTGTGACCAACGGTGTGCTTTTCAGCGCGTGTAGCCCTGTCAATGGGGCCTTCCTCCCCGCAATCTGCGGGCGTCGAAGACGGCTGGCTATTCAACCAGCGAGGTAGTACGGTTCGCGTCAGCCGAACTGCTACGCCGTACATGGTTCACCCTCCCGTTGTGCGATATTCTCTGAAGCGTTCAGGTCCGCGTGGCGTCCTCGACCGCACTCCGAACACGAAAAGTGGTCGCCATCACGGGTTCCCATCGAACCACACGCTGAACACCGCTGGCTGGTATGGTACGCATCGACCTGCTCAACACGAATCCCAGCTCGCTCGGCTTTGTACGTGATGAACTGTTGGAGTTGGTGGAAAAACCACGAGTGAACGCCTGACCACGAGCTGTCCTCGCGGATACCTTCGAGGTCTTCCATCCGGATGACGGGATTCTCGAACTGTTGCGCGAACGTGATGAGGCGACGAGAGAGTTTGTGATTCAGGTCTTTGATTCGACGCTGTTCTTTGTCACCTACACGGTTACGTGCGCGAAGCGCACCCGCTTCCGAGAGCGAATCGCGTAGGGAACGGTATTTGCGTCGAACGTACTTCGTCTCACCACCAGACACCAGCATTGATTCGTCCTCACCGTAGGCGGTCACAGCGAGGATATGCCGTTCACCAATATCGACACCGATAGGCGTCTCACCCGACGTGTCGGTGTCGTATTCCACGTTGAACGTACAGTACCAGTCGTCGCCGCGACGGTAGATCTGTAGGCGGGTCTTGTCAGCGTCACCCTCCACCAGTCGGTCTACGGGGTCGGCAATATCGTCGTACACCTCTATCGGTGTGTACCACCATTGGGAGACGCACGGGAAGCCGACGACGAGTGTGCCGTTCTCGGTCGTGTCAATTTCCCAGTTCTGGTTGTTGATGGCGAATGGTTGACTTTCTCGGTAGCGAACCTCCCCGTCCTTGTTGTGGTCGGATTTCGCCTCTCGGATGGCTTGGTTCTGAATGGCCGAGTAGAGGTCGTTGTCGATGGTGGCCGTGGTCACGGACTTCCCGAAGTCGCCGTTCTCCCATCCATCGATACAGAATTGCTTGGTGTCACGGTAGAGTCGAGTGGCGCGTTGCCACTCTTTCCGCCGTGAGAGGGATGGATTGTGGAACTTCGCGGTGACAGCCACCGTGACCATTACAACTGTAATCAAGTATGCGATATTAAATATCTGTTGGAATATCAGGCCGTGCTATCATCGGTGGTTTGTATCATCGTTTGTCGGATCCATCCCCGCCCTGGAGGGCGGGGATTTCTCCTTACACTTTCGAAACGCGCTCCCACGGGCCTGGCACGCTATCACGTGTCGAGATGGTGTCCCGGACACACATCCGCGGACGGGTTTTGTACGTATGCGATTTATAAGGGTGTACGATGGCAAAAGCAGCAATCGTGATTCTCGCCGGCAACGAATCGCACTCGGACTACGGTCGCCTCGCGAACGCGCTCGAAGCGGCCAAGGAGTTCGCCGAGAACGACGACGACGAACTCGAGCTCATCTTCGACGGCGCCGGGACGCAGTGGATCCCGGAGCTCGAAGACGAGGAGAGCGACTACCACGAGCTCTACCAAGCGGTCCGCGACGACGCGGCAGTCTGTGACTTCTGTTCCGGCGCGTTCGGCGTCGAGGACGCCGTCGCCGACTCCGGGCTCGTCACGCTCGACGAGTACGACGGGCACCCGAGCATCCGCTCGCTCGTCGACGACGACTACGAGATCATCACGTTCTAATCCGGGCGACCGGCTCGGCGGTGCCTATCATTTTTGACCGTGTTCTTCGATGTTCGCCCAGACGACAGCCATCAGCTCGCCTGTCTTCGTGACCAAGTCCTCTACAGCCTCGTCAGAGTCGGCTGGCGCGCAACCTAAGTCCCGTATCGCTTTTGTCGCTGAGACGTGATGGACGTGGACGCGGTCGTCCGCAGCGCGCTCGTAGACGGTCGTCGTACACGGTAACATACCGGCCAGGGTTGGATCGATCTGGAGGGCATCGTGTGCGATTTCTGGGTGACAGACCACAATTAGCGCGGTTCGCTCAACGTCGTCGTGTCCGAGCATACCCGCGATCATCTGATCGAGGCGAGTGACGCGTACCGTTTCAAAATCAGCCAGTTCATGTTCGATCTGGACGAAGGGGACGGCGTCCTCGAACGGCATATCGAGAGTCGTATGAAGAGCCTCATCAGCCGTCGGTGTCGGTGATCGGGATGACGCGTCGCTCATGCGAGGTGCTCTCACGCCCGAATATAAATATCGCGTCCCACCCTCGACAACTGCCGTTACCTCTGACGCGCCGTGCCCGTTGCCGGTCGGGACGGACTTATGACGCCGTCGGGCCATCTCCCGACATGATCGAACTCACGCGAGCGGCGTACGACGACATCGTGTATCGGGCGTACGAGGGCGGCGAGGCCGAAATCTGCGGCGCCCTCGCCGGCGAACACGGCGACGACGGCGACCCGAGCGTCGTCACGGAGACGTACGCGGCCGAGAACGTCGCGGAGACGCCCGAGATCCGGTACCTGATCGACCCAGAAGAGCAGTTCGAGCTGATCGAGACTGTCGAGGAGGCGGGCCTCGACGTGGTCGGCTTCTACCACTCGCACCCGACCGGCCCGACGCACCCAAGCGAGACGGACGCCGCGCGGGCGACGTGGCCGGGCCACTCGTACGTCATTTGTGCGCTCGACGGCTACCCGTTCGTCGGGTCGTGGCGCTGGCGCGACGATGCGGACGAGTTCGAACAGGAGACGGTGTCGGTCCGGAGCGAACGGTAGCCGGATTAGTCTGGAGTCAGAATCGAGGCGCAAAACCGTAACGGAGAGCAGCGAGTCGCGCAGGGCTCAGTCGCTCGCCTCGATCTCCGGTTCGGAGTCGCCGCCGACATCGATCGCACAGGAGGCGGTGTACTCGACGTCGTGGACGGACTCGATGGCAGGGTCGTCACCGCAGACCGGACAGTCGTCCTGCTTGGGGATCTCGACCTTGTCGAACTCCATGTCGAGCGCGTCGAAGAACAGCATCGAGCCGTCGAGCGTCTCGCCTTTGCTCATAATGTGTTTGACGGTCTCGGTCGCCTGGAGGCAGCCGACGGTGCCCGGAAGGACACCCAGCACGCCGGCAGTCGCGCAGTTCGGGACCATCCCGGCCGGCGGTGCCTCCGGGAACAAACAACGGTAACACGGCGAATCGTCGTCGCCAGCGAACGTGGTCACCTGGCCCTCGAACCGGAAGATGGAGCCGTGCGAGAAGGGGATCCCGGCGAGGGTACACGCGTCGTTGACGAGGTAGCGCGTCTCGAAGTTGTCCGTGCCGTCGACGACGAAGTCGTAGCCGTCGATGAGCTCCTCGATGTTGTCCGGCGTGACACGCAGCTCATGGCGCTCGACGTCGACGTCGGGGTTGAGGTCGGCGACGAACTCCGCCGCCGAGTCGACCTTCTTCCGGCCCACGTCGTCGTCACCGTGGATGACCTGTCGCTGGAGGTTCGACAGCTCAACCTCGTCGTCGTCGGCGATGCCGAGCGTGCCGACGCCGGCAGCGGCGAGGTACTGGATGATCGGCGCGCCGAGCCCGCCGGCCCCAAGGACCAGCACCTTCGCGTCCAGTAGGTCCTTCTGTCCCTCCGGCCCGACGTCGTCGAGGATGATATGTCTGGAGTAGCGGTCGAGCTGCGTCGGATCGAGGTCGAGATCGCTCATTCGCCCGTACGTAGCGTCCGCGGACGGTTAAGCCGGCCGTCCACCGGTGGGTACTGCCGCCATCTCGGAGGTGCGCCGCGGACGCACAGGCGGCGTGCGAATCCCTCGTCGCCGCGGCGAAACCTCTGTCTCCGTCGCTGTTGGCGTCGGCGAGGGGGCAAGCAACGGTCGGAACCGCCGGAGCGCCCGCAGACGCGACCGGAGACCGTGTCAGACCGTGGTCGACGTTGCCGTCGACACGCCCCTTTTGAATGTGAGCCTCGAACAGGAGGTATGGCGACGATTAAGCTCCCGGCCGCGCTGGTCGGCGGGTCGGCAACCTCGAAGGTCGAGGTCGCCGGCGAGACGGTGGCGGAACTGTTCGACAACCACGCCGCGGAACACGGCGACGAGCTGCGCGACAGCGTGATCGAGGACGGCGAGATCAAGGAGTTCATCAACGTCTACGTGGACGGTACCCCGGTCGACGGACTCGACGCGGAGGTCCCGGACGACGCGCAGGTGCGAGTCATCCCGGCGGCGAGCGGCGGTCGGTAACGCGGTCGACAGTTCTCGGTTTCCTTACGACGCTTAGAGGTACTCTTCCCACAGCGGGATGTCCGCGTACTTGTCGCCGCGGTCGCACAGCATGAACACGACGGCGTCGTCGTCCGCGAGGTCGCCGGCGTCATCGAGGGCGGCGACGGCGGCCGCGCCCGCGCCGGCCGAGGTCCCCACGACGAACTGCCCGTCGACGCGGAGGTGCTCGCGAATCGTCTCCGCGTCGTACTGCCCGGCATCGACGATCGGGATTGGGTCATTGGCGTACCGCTCACGCAGGGCGCGGGCGCGGTCGTAGGCGTCGTCGGTCGGGACGTACAGCTTCTGATCGAGCACCGACTCGTCATACGTCTCCGGGTGGTAGTGGTCGCCCGTTCGGAGGTACTTCAGGCCGTCAATGGCGTGGAGCGGCTCCTCCGGCTCGAAGCCGACGATCTCGGCGGCCCCGTCGGTCAGGTTCGTCAGCCCGCGGCCCGTTCCGGTGATCGTCCCGCCGGTCCCGGCGCCGGCGACGAAGTGGGTCACCCCGCCGTCGGTGGCCTCGTGGATCTCGGGCGCGGTCGTCCGCTCGTGAGTTCCGGGATTGTCGGGGTTCTCGTACTGGTTCGGGCGGTAGTAGGCGTCGGGGTCCGCGGCGATGATCTCCTCGCAGCGCTCGATGACCGCGTCGTACCCCAGGTCGGCGTCGACGAAGTGGATCTCGGCGCCGGCGTCGCGGACGGCCTCGACTTTCCCGCCGGCGGCGTTGTCGGGCATGACGATCTCGACGTCGTAGCCGCGCGCCCTTGCGAGTCGGGCGACCTCGCTGCCGGTGTTGCCCGAGGTGGGCTCGATCACAGTCACGCCGGGTTCGAGGTCGCCGCGCTCCTCGGCGCCGTCGAGCATCCCCTTCGCGATCCGCGATTTGATCGACCCGCCGCCGTGGGGAGCCTCGTAGAGGTTGAACCACTCGGCTTTTGCGTACACCGCGGCGTCGCTCTCCAAGTCGAGGTCGAGTTCGAGCAGCGGCGTCTCGAAGATCGTCGACTCGTCGACGGCGTGTCCGGTCATACCCCCCGTTCGCCGCTCCCGAATAAGAGTCCGACGGAAACGGCGGTCTCGGACCTCGAAGCGGTCGTGCGCGGCGAACACCCGTCCGAGATACGGGAGAAGCCTGCCGGTCACGAAAGGGGTTCCACGACGAGTGTCGTATGGAAGTCTATGAGTGAACTATCGTGGGACGACGTCGTCGAGATGCCCGACGAGCTCGATGACGAGACCGCCGAGGCGCTCTTCGAAGACGCGACCGAGGTACAAGATATGACCGGCGAAGTCTGTCCGTACCCACAGGT from Halorubrum salinarum harbors:
- a CDS encoding dihydrolipoyl dehydrogenase; its protein translation is MQEFDFLVIGSGSGLDVANAMAGRGNSVAVVEEGRLGGTCLNRGCIPSKQLLYHAEVLETIEGADAFEIEAEVTDIDFAEIVRKVNDDVAGSSDSIRRGLESSNSHDLFSGTGRFVDDRTVEIVDGDDEGATLRADTVLVATGTRPSVPPIDGIDGVDYLTSTEALQLETAPDRLVIVGGGYIAAELGHFFGTFGTDVRIVGRREHLLPEADAEVGEAFTDRYADRFDVYTGYEAVAAEEADGEVTVEARPYPEADSVRAGDEPVGPPEEAEPVTVAGDELLVAAGRRPNTDSLNLDATGVETDADGFVETDEYLQTDAEGVWALGDVVGEYLLKHSANHEAKAVVRNLLSDEPEPVDYSAMPFAVFASPEVAGVGAREQDLREADIEYATNTYAYEETARGSAMGAEGFVKVLIDLDGNIQGCHIIGPEASNLIEEVVVAMTAGSGTVADIRDAVHIHPALSEVVDRAFSGQFSRGGGHDHGHHHHG
- a CDS encoding RNA-guided endonuclease TnpB family protein codes for the protein MVTVAVTAKFHNPSLSRRKEWQRATRLYRDTKQFCIDGWENGDFGKSVTTATIDNDLYSAIQNQAIREAKSDHNKDGEVRYRESQPFAINNQNWEIDTTENGTLVVGFPCVSQWWYTPIEVYDDIADPVDRLVEGDADKTRLQIYRRGDDWYCTFNVEYDTDTSGETPIGVDIGERHILAVTAYGEDESMLVSGGETKYVRRKYRSLRDSLSEAGALRARNRVGDKEQRRIKDLNHKLSRRLITFAQQFENPVIRMEDLEGIREDSSWSGVHSWFFHQLQQFITYKAERAGIRVEQVDAYHTSQRCSACGSMGTRDGDHFSCSECGRGRHADLNASENIAQREGEPCTA
- a CDS encoding DsrE family protein — encoded protein: MAKAAIVILAGNESHSDYGRLANALEAAKEFAENDDDELELIFDGAGTQWIPELEDEESDYHELYQAVRDDAAVCDFCSGAFGVEDAVADSGLVTLDEYDGHPSIRSLVDDDYEIITF
- a CDS encoding DUF302 domain-containing protein: MSDASSRSPTPTADEALHTTLDMPFEDAVPFVQIEHELADFETVRVTRLDQMIAGMLGHDDVERTALIVVCHPEIAHDALQIDPTLAGMLPCTTTVYERAADDRVHVHHVSATKAIRDLGCAPADSDEAVEDLVTKTGELMAVVWANIEEHGQK
- a CDS encoding desampylase gives rise to the protein MIELTRAAYDDIVYRAYEGGEAEICGALAGEHGDDGDPSVVTETYAAENVAETPEIRYLIDPEEQFELIETVEEAGLDVVGFYHSHPTGPTHPSETDAARATWPGHSYVICALDGYPFVGSWRWRDDADEFEQETVSVRSER
- the ubaA gene encoding SAMP-activating enzyme E1 translates to MSDLDLDPTQLDRYSRHIILDDVGPEGQKDLLDAKVLVLGAGGLGAPIIQYLAAAGVGTLGIADDDEVELSNLQRQVIHGDDDVGRKKVDSAAEFVADLNPDVDVERHELRVTPDNIEELIDGYDFVVDGTDNFETRYLVNDACTLAGIPFSHGSIFRFEGQVTTFAGDDDSPCYRCLFPEAPPAGMVPNCATAGVLGVLPGTVGCLQATETVKHIMSKGETLDGSMLFFDALDMEFDKVEIPKQDDCPVCGDDPAIESVHDVEYTASCAIDVGGDSEPEIEASD
- a CDS encoding MoaD/ThiS family protein, with translation MATIKLPAALVGGSATSKVEVAGETVAELFDNHAAEHGDELRDSVIEDGEIKEFINVYVDGTPVDGLDAEVPDDAQVRVIPAASGGR
- a CDS encoding PLP-dependent cysteine synthase family protein, which translates into the protein MTGHAVDESTIFETPLLELDLDLESDAAVYAKAEWFNLYEAPHGGGSIKSRIAKGMLDGAEERGDLEPGVTVIEPTSGNTGSEVARLARARGYDVEIVMPDNAAGGKVEAVRDAGAEIHFVDADLGYDAVIERCEEIIAADPDAYYRPNQYENPDNPGTHERTTAPEIHEATDGGVTHFVAGAGTGGTITGTGRGLTNLTDGAAEIVGFEPEEPLHAIDGLKYLRTGDHYHPETYDESVLDQKLYVPTDDAYDRARALRERYANDPIPIVDAGQYDAETIREHLRVDGQFVVGTSAGAGAAAVAALDDAGDLADDDAVVFMLCDRGDKYADIPLWEEYL